The proteins below are encoded in one region of Pangasianodon hypophthalmus isolate fPanHyp1 chromosome 6, fPanHyp1.pri, whole genome shotgun sequence:
- the c6h15orf39 gene encoding uncharacterized protein C15orf39 homolog isoform X1: MMNSKRVQSFMDPLPQGKRARLEGTMGTVGTSGLSKTNSLPQYSQDKSIPYRHTYMSCSLSGQETLDLPSPWSPSRIFVRNGGSPVVHARATEGSITNPVIYRPENVNFPEDNGSPTVAEEVVVKQKLAYCSRSPSKHSPSTARIMSPVPFRKIPIGCTSLSPSTAEKSGGLAIPKPVYGHSPCCAGQKCTVGHSYTMDQGLQRMPPQMFEDDRMTYYGHWACMHKKESETLLQQRLLPFEHCGERIPLKDVTTEGYHGLSPSKPQRVSAFSDPRQSSYMYNHVHPFVPSSPDRCQRFQMPKQVHKDLVPIYEPVPGMQYGTHMQIYQDCPHTSKYRDIPQHSLLYCPKNNIDVYRPENFQQTSGHRPILQPFFRDFKNSYTVVPPGHPVVRNVPVYPAYRTHLNARHMNPFTKRPFCPPVMQQVEQPLDFSMRREQNADSNQEQPPQGQLGIKGTFYQTEPQAHYMVSNNLHLENSSLDSPCQGEDNCLFISHNCTASPTCTGDIFNKKQSLCFSDKAGNGADLSKKHRVETDKSCENDSLVKLQMIHQLKANETKHPSSPPMPVINKVFSLAPYKAYLEATGVLSPVQDPSCPVMAPDSKPPKDEPEAQNTDPKTNLDKDIFKPKVKTEKIEPDERACQSEKESHSPVISQSNNNVNVKEEQDNLDSTEGDTKHNLVIKSGFYSGSKSVTSEMPESPLECTTAFSVMDGVAMPTQNTDKKQSDFPAPLSAKPPVPSQTNQATFSLNKIPPHCLKLTSFKIILPEGFKTSMSPVPEVLQSPVENKVAISSRQARYQFMELHQSLCRVISGCISQTSLCELRNWLSRLDLDESASLQAKTQKVSCLLGPKAREMWMKDGEAMRALQKVLYQLENYVRIQECPFPHVIRAGAVFIPMLVVKEVLFPQVQGTFIDQVLQEHRVELRPTTLSEERQLTQLHKRAFSSKLRRLMSLKHLPDIYPDVLNLHYYADVCKFLDSTPTDDAQKEEK, encoded by the exons ATGATGAACAGTAAGCGGGTGCAGAGTTTCATGGATCCTCTACCTCAAGGCAAGAGAGCAAGACTAGAGGGTACCATGGGTACTGTGGGGACTTCAGGGCTTTCCAAAACCAACAGCCTGCCTCAGTACTCCCAAGACAAGTCTATACCCTACAGACACACCTATATGTCTTGCTCTCTCAGTGGACAAGAGACTTTAGATCTTCCCTCACCATGGAGTCCCTCTAGGATTTTTGTGAGAAATGGAGGGAGCCCTGTGGTTCATGCTAGAGCCACAGAGGGGTCAATTACAAATCCAGTCATTTACAGGCCTGAAAATGTGAATTTCCCTGAGGACAATGGCTCCCCCACTGTAGCAGAAGAAGTGGTAGTGAAGCAGAAGCTTGCCTACTGTTCTAGAAGTCCAAGTAAGCACAGCCCTAGTACTGCGAGAATAATGTCCCCTGTCCCTTTCAGGAAAATCCCTATAGGTTGCACAAGCTTATCGCCCTCAACAGCAGAAAAATCTGGTGGACTTGCTATTCCAAAACCAGTGTATGGACATAGTCCTTGCTGTGCTGGCCAAAAGTGCACAGTAGGTCACAGCTATACTATGGACCAAGGGCTGCAACGGATGCCCCCACAAATGTTTGAGGATGATCGGATGACATATTATGGTCACTGGGCATGCATGCATAAAAAGGAGTCAGAAACCTTGTTGCAGCAGAGATTATTGCCGTTTGAGCACTGTGGAGAGAGGATACCATTGAAAGACGTAACCACAGAAGGCTACCATGGCCTTAGCCCAAGCAAACCTCAGCGGGTTTCTGCTTTTTCTGATCCACGCCAGAGCAGCTATATGTATAACCATGTCCACCCATTTGTCCCCTCTTCACCAGATCGCTGCCAACGTTTTCAGATGCCCAAACAGGTACATAAGGATCTGGTTCCTATATATGAGCCAGTACCTGGGATGCAATATGGAACACACATGCAGATTTATCAAGACTGTCCTCACACATCTAAGTATAGAGATATACCTCAGCATTCCTTGCTTTATTGTCCAAAGAATAACATTGATGTTTACAGACCTGAGAATTTTCAGCAAACATCTGGGCACCGCCCTATTCTTCAGCCATTTTTTAGGGATTTCAAGAATTCCTACACTGTTGTCCCTCCTGGCCACCCAGTTGTTAGGAACGTACCTGTCTATCCTGCTTATAGAACACACTTAAATGCTAGACACATGAATCCGTTCACTAAGAGACCATTTTGTCCTCCTGTCATGCAGCAGGTAGAACAACCCCTGGACTTTTCCATGCGGCGAGAGCAGAATGCAGACTCCAACCAGGAACAACCTCCTCAAGGACAGCTTGGAATTAAAGGGACTTTTTATCAAACTGAGCCCCAAGCCCACTATATGGTTTCAAATAATTTACATCTTGAAAATTCATCCCTGGACAGTCCATGTCAGGGAGAAGATAATTGTCTTTTTATTAGTCACAATTGTACAGCCTCTCCCACATGCACTGGTGATATATTCAATAAAAAGCAGAGTTTATGTTTTTCAGACAAAGCAGGTAATGGTGCTGATCTATCTAAAAAGCACAGGGTGGAAACTGATAAAAGctgtgaaaatgattctttgGTTAAACTTCAAATGATACATCAGCTGAAAGCTAATGAGACTAAGCACCCTTCTTCCCCTCCAATGCCAGTAATTAACAAAGTCTTTAGTCTGGCCCCTTACAAAGCCTACTTAGAAGCTACAGGTGTATTGTCGCCTGTACAAGACCCCAGTTGTCCAGTCATGGCACCTGACTCAAAGCCACCAAAAGATGAACCAGAAGCACAAAACACAGATCCAAAAACAAATTTAGACAAAGACATCTTTAAGCCGAAAGTCAAAACTGAGAAAATAGAGCCTGATGAAAGGGCATGTCAATCAGAAAAAGAGAGCCACAGTCCTGTGATTAGTCAGAGCAAcaataatgtaaatgttaaagagGAACAAGACAATTTAGACTCAACAGAGGGTGACACCAAACACAACCTAGTTATAAAGAGTGGCTTTTATTCAGGTTCAAAGTCAGTCACATCTGAAATGCCAGAAAGCCCCCTTGAATGCACTACTGCGTTTAGTGTGATGGATGGAGTTGCTATGCCAACtcaaaacactgacaaaaaacAATCTGATTTTCCAGCCCCTTTGTCTGCGAAACCCCCAGTTCCAAGTCAGACAAATCAGGCTACGTTTTCCCTCAATAAAATCCCTCCTCATTGCCTTAAACTGACtagctttaaaataattttgcctGAAGGCTTCAAAACTTCCATGTCTCCAGTCCCTGAGGTTCTTCAGTCTCCTGTTGAGAATAAAGTAGCCATAAGCAGTAGACAGGCCCGGTATCAGTTCATGGAGCTTCACCAGTCACTCTGCAGAGTTATATCAGGCTGCATTTCTCAAACCTCACTTTGTGAGCTCAGGAACTGGTTATCCAGGTTGGACCTGGATGAGTCTGCTTCTCTTCAAGCTAAAACCCAAAAGGTCTCTTGCCTTCTGGGTCCCAAGGCTAGGGAGATGTGGATGAAAGATGGAGAGGCGATGAGAGCACTCCAGAAAGTTCTTTACCAGCTTGAGAACTATGTCAGAATTCAAGAGTGCCCCTTTCCTCATGTCATCAGAGCAGGGGCCGTGTTCATCCCCATGCTGGTGGTGAAGGAGGTGCTGTTTCCTCAGGTCCAGGGCACATTTATAGACCAGGTTCTACAAGAGCATCGAGTTGAGTTGCGGCCAACCACACTGTCGGAGGAGAGACAGCTGACTCAGCTACATAAGCGGGCTTTTTCTTCTAAACTAAGGAGGCTCATGTCCCTCAAACACCTGCCAGATATCTATCCAGATGTCCTCAACCTCCACTACTATGCTGATGTCTGCAAATTCCTTG attctACTCCTACAGATGATGCACAAAAg gAAGAGAAGTGA
- the c6h15orf39 gene encoding uncharacterized protein C15orf39 homolog isoform X2: MPDNATCLENLKQTSCQKSLRSKGRVKGACKRRFLGDDTSSEEDGPAKESESWTFTSCLEVERWENVPAACTDVEAHIEVKIESDAEQEPENSWGRPLTSDDLSSESTDVDTEMTSLSSYARHVPSSTKKRSDMVLKLRKVYYTKGRRGQVSHYKTVPDQSEAQRRRHRHRRCHRKKKRRSSESSMRHRVRKFSSRSQHCPYLSTQCTSEHRRRWVLRSAAQNTRQAMRSRYPDLVGKRIRHLYEENDKTEAWYKGVVLRIHESHPNPLKTVFEVKYDSEPEWQYYLELLVDYTKGWLQIED; this comes from the coding sequence ATGCCTGATAACGCCACATGCCTGGAGAACCTGAAGCAAACTTCTTGCCAGAAAAGTCTTAGGAGCAAAGGGAGGGTAAAAGGTGCCTGCAAGAGAAGGTTTTTAGGAGACGACACTTCCTCTGAAGAGGATGGGCCTGCTAAGGAATCTGAAAGCTGGACTTTCACCAGTTGTTTGGAGGTAGAAAGATGGGAAAACGTACCAGCTGCCTGCACCGATGTAGAGGCTCACATTGAGGTCAAGATCGAGTCAGACGCTGAGCAAGAGCCTGAGAATTCCTGGGGGCGCCCCTTGACCTCCGACGACCTCTCCTCAGAGAGCACTGACGTGGATACAGAGATGACCTCGTTATCATCGTATGCAAGACACGTCCCCAGTAGCACTAAGAAGCGCTCGGACATGGTTCTAAAGCTCAGGAAAGTCTATTATACCAAAGGCAGACGAGGCCAAGTGTCCCACTACAAGACAGTCCCGGACCAGTCTGAGGCTCAGAGacggagacacagacacagacgcTGTCACAGAAAAAAGAAACGTAGAAGCTCAGAGTCTAGTATGCGACACAGAGTGAGGAAGTTTTCTTCAAGATCACAGCACTGCCCTTATCTCTCCACTCAGTGTACTTCAGAGCACAGGAGGAGATGGGTACTGCGCTCGGCAGCACAGAACACCCGCCAGGCCATGAGGAGCCGCTACCCAGATCTAGTGGGCAAAAGGATCCGCCATCTGTATGAAGAAAACGATAAGACAGAGGCGTGGTACAAGGGTGTAGTGCTGCGTATCCATGAGTCCCATCCCAACCCGCTAAAAACTGTATTTGAGGTCAAGTATGACAGCGAGCCGGAGTGGCAGTACTACCTGGAGCTGCTAGTGGACTACACGAAAGGGTGGCTTCAAATTGAGGACTGA